One Devosia lacusdianchii genomic window carries:
- a CDS encoding ExbD/TolR family protein codes for MGMSAAGSKAARGRGRGRARNAAISDINVTPLVDVMLVLLIVFMVAAPLMTMGVPVNLPQTAAQAMPLERKPITVTVTPDGAISIEDQPLTLETLVPAVEALAVEGTDERLYVRGDATAAYGAIMEVMGALSAAGYGQIGLITERKPSQ; via the coding sequence ATGGGCATGTCTGCCGCCGGATCGAAGGCAGCGCGCGGTCGCGGGCGGGGCAGGGCCCGCAACGCCGCCATTAGCGATATCAACGTCACGCCCCTTGTCGACGTCATGCTGGTGCTGCTGATTGTCTTCATGGTCGCCGCGCCGCTCATGACCATGGGCGTGCCGGTCAATCTGCCGCAAACCGCGGCCCAGGCCATGCCGCTCGAACGCAAGCCGATCACCGTCACGGTTACGCCCGATGGCGCGATCTCCATCGAGGATCAGCCCCTGACCCTCGAAACCCTGGTGCCCGCTGTCGAGGCCCTGGCCGTCGAAGGCACCGACGAGCGCCTCTACGTTCGCGGCGACGCGACCGCTGCCTATGGCGCGATCATGGAAGTGATGGGTGCGCTCTCCGCCGCCGGTTATGGCCAGATCGGTCTCATCACCGAACGCAAGCCGAGCCAGTAG